In Phycisphaerales bacterium, the sequence GATGACATACTGCAACTCCTCGGGCTTGAGGAGATAGTTCAGCGGCACGACGGTTCGCCCGAGGATCCACGACGCGAGGGCCGCCATCGCGAACCCGGCGCCCGTGGGCATCAGCACGCCGACCGGGGCCCGCGGCTCGCCCGGATTCCCACCGCCTGTTGGCGACCCGCTCGTGCTCTCGATGAGCGCCGCGATGTGCAACGCCCCGCCCAGGACCTTCCCCGCCGAGTGCTCACCGCGATCGTCCACGATCGCCACCCGCCCGGGCGAGGAGAGCAGAGACTTCACGATGGGCCAATGGACGCTCATAGGTGTGTGTCGCCAACTTGGAATGGGTCGCCGTCGGATCGATCGTATCGCCCAGAGTGCCCCATGCGAGTGAAACACGAACAGCACCGGATCCGCTTCACGGAGCCGCGCGGGCGTGTCCTCCATCACTCTCGGCCCAGCCATTCGAGCACGCCGATATAGTTTCCCCAAAGGAGATCCATCCATGAACGCTCGTCCGTCGTCGCCGTTCCGCCGTCCGCTTCGCCTCGCCCTTGCGGCCTGTGCCGTCGGGCTGGCGCTGACCTCGCCACTTTTGGCCGCCCCTCCGACCGACGACCAGGTCGAGAACGCCGTCAAAGTCTTCCGCGCGGCCGAGCGCGGCGAGAAGACCAGCGACGTCGTCGCCCGCGCCCTTGAAGGCATCGACCTCTCCGAGGCGAGCGGCGTTCAACTCGAGAAACTCGCCTTCGCGAACTCGGGCGCCGAGGACATGGCCCAGAAGTTCCGCGAGCGCGTCGTGCAACTCGCCGCCGAGCCGACCGCCGATGGCGCTATCGCCGCGAGCCTCGCCCCGCGCCTCATCAAACGCCCAGGTCGTGGCGAGTCGCGCGACGCCTACCTCGCCTCCATGGCCGAGGCCATCACCACCGCCGCGAAGCACCCGGGCCTCTCCGCCGCGCTCGCCGCCGGCCAGGGTGGACAGGTCTTCGTCGATGCCGCCAACTTCTCCGACAAGAGCGTCCTCGCCGAGAAGGGCGTCTTCTCTACGCTCACGGGCCTCGTCAAGAACGACTGGGATCCCAAGAACTACCGCGCGCTGACGACACTCGCCGAGGCCGTCCTCGATGACGACGCCAAGGTCCCCGCCGCCGAGCGCACCCGCATCCGCCAAGCCGCGGTCGCCACGCTCAACAAGGCCAAGGACGACGAGACCCGTCCCGAGGCGGAACGCAAGTTCCTCGCCCGCCAGGTCCAGTTCTTCGACGGAGCCTGGGCCAAGGGCGAACTCCTGGACCACGCCGCCCCGCCCATCACCTTCACCTGGAACAACCAGGGCAAGACGCTCCACTCCTTCGGCGACCTCCGCGGCAAGATCGTCGTCGTCGACTTCTGGGCTACCTGGTGCGGGCCGTGCATCGCCTCATTCCCCCACCTCCGCGAGATGGTGGAACGCTACAAGGACAGCCCCGTCGTCGTCCTGGGCGTCACAAGCCTGCAGGGCCGCGTCTCGTATCCCAAGAACTTCACCGGTGAGAAGACCCTCGAAGGAAAGCGTGATATCACCGCCCAGGATGAGATCGACGCCCTCGCCCCCTGGACCAAGGCGATGGACATGACCTGGCTCGTCGCCGTCAGCGAGGAGTCCTGCTTCAACCCGCAGTTCGGCGTCCGCGGCATCCCCAGCATGGCGATCATCGACGCCAGCGGGACCGTCCGCCACGCCGGCATGCACCCCTCCAACCCCGGCATCACCGACAAGATCGACGCCCTCCTCAAGGACATGGGCGAGAAGGTTCCAACGGCCCCCGCAAAGGACGAGAAGGACGACAAGGCCGAGGGCCACTCGAACTGATCGCCCTCAACACTCGACACGCTGCCGGATCTCCATGATCGTCTCACGCCCCGCCACTCGCTGGCGGGGCGTTGTCATTCTGCGTCCTCTCGATGGACCATCACTAAGAAGGGCGTGCGGCCTGCCGGGGGGGGGGCCCTTTGGCGACGGCTGCTTTAAGCCATCGCCTCGGGCGGAACGATGCATCGTGGAGCGGGCGGTCGTGCGAACGACGGGCCTGTCCCTCGCCGCCCGTCCAACGCCTGTTTCCCCTGGGGAAGTCCCCAGGCAGACGCAGATTCCCAAGAAAATCTCTCCACTTTGGTTGGCATTCTGGAAAACCTGGTGCACATTCTCCATAGTGGGGCGATCGGAGGCGGCCAGATGCGAAGCGGTCATCGAAATCGGACGGGCCTGTCGGCGAACCGGGCGAAGTCGTCCACCAGGGTTTGGGCAGCGGCTGGGGGATTGGGCGGACTGGCCGTGCTCTGTGGCCCGGCCCTCGCCCAGACGCCTTCCTTCGAGATCATCCCCCCTCAGGCCGGGTTCGACTTCTTCAAGCCCAGCGACATCTCGGATCAGGGGATCGTCGTCGGGTCGAGCTACCTCAATATCGGGAACCCGATCGGGGCGCTCGCCGGTCGCTATGTCCCCGGCGTAGGAGGGACACAGTACACGTTCTATCCCTCGAATGTCTCACCGGGTCTGCTCATCTCCGGCGATGGATCGGCGGTCGCCGGTCGACGGCTTAGCAGCGGAGCGGGCG encodes:
- a CDS encoding TlpA family protein disulfide reductase — its product is MNARPSSPFRRPLRLALAACAVGLALTSPLLAAPPTDDQVENAVKVFRAAERGEKTSDVVARALEGIDLSEASGVQLEKLAFANSGAEDMAQKFRERVVQLAAEPTADGAIAASLAPRLIKRPGRGESRDAYLASMAEAITTAAKHPGLSAALAAGQGGQVFVDAANFSDKSVLAEKGVFSTLTGLVKNDWDPKNYRALTTLAEAVLDDDAKVPAAERTRIRQAAVATLNKAKDDETRPEAERKFLARQVQFFDGAWAKGELLDHAAPPITFTWNNQGKTLHSFGDLRGKIVVVDFWATWCGPCIASFPHLREMVERYKDSPVVVLGVTSLQGRVSYPKNFTGEKTLEGKRDITAQDEIDALAPWTKAMDMTWLVAVSEESCFNPQFGVRGIPSMAIIDASGTVRHAGMHPSNPGITDKIDALLKDMGEKVPTAPAKDEKDDKAEGHSN